From the Primulina tabacum isolate GXHZ01 chromosome 15, ASM2559414v2, whole genome shotgun sequence genome, one window contains:
- the LOC142525983 gene encoding receptor-like kinase TMK2: MECFADKIFIHKDLKPSNILLGDDMRAKVANFGLVWHVPLALDGEASAASKVVGTFGYIALECACSLFIYCFDVILMELITVRYALDISLTREKQHIVAWFRSMLISRGTYAFPNAIDPNLDLSEEKTLSSIITVLELVDYCSSRVPNQRHCMSHVVYVLLSLAGVWKPTKCADP; encoded by the exons ATGGAATGTTTTGCTGACAAGATTTTTATTCACAAGGATCTTAAGCCTTCGAACATTCTTCTTGGCGATGATATGAGGGCTAAGGTTGCAAATTTTGGGCTCGTGTGGCATGTGCCTCTTGCTCTTGATGGGGAAGCTTCAGCTGCTTCTAAAGTTGTCGGAACTTTTGGCTATATTGCACTCGAATGTGCATGTAGccttttcatttattg CTTTGATGTCATTCTAATGGAGTTGATCACCGTAAGATATGCTTTAGACATTTCTTTAACCAGGGAAAAGCAGCATATAGTGGCATGGTTCCGTAGTATGCTCATCAGCAGAGGCACATACGCTTTCCCAAATGCCATTGACCCGAATCTCGATCTTAGTGAAGAAAAAACACTTTCGAGTATCATCACTGTTTTAGAATTGGTTGACTACTGCTCCTCTAGAGTACCTAATCAGAGGCATTGTATGAGCCATGTGGTTTATGTGCTCTTATCTCTGGCTGGAGTTTGGAAGCCAACCAAATGTGCCGATCCATAA